Proteins from a single region of Nitrososphaerota archaeon:
- the gatE gene encoding Glu-tRNA(Gln) amidotransferase subunit GatE — MTEELLVGLEIHQQLAIPTKLFCACPPVKSEEFPGKFERRLRPAQSETGRLDPAALFEYSKGKSDLYFWNPESSCLVEADEEPPHPLSAEGLDAALLVAATLNSNFIDEVHVMRKIVIDGSNTGGFQRTAVVGLGGSFDVDGERVGVQSVTLEEDAARNLGEDGGSRRFALDRLGVALVEIALEPVRGDPGRVGAVALHLGRMLRSTGKAARGLGTIRQDMNVSLGGGRVVEVKGVQKLNLIPKVVGYERRRQSMLRAVAAELRAKGVRRVQCRSMDVTAAMARTASPVIRELVAQGGVVHCISARGLAGLLGWEPEPGVRLGKELAEVARAGSLGGVIHSDEFEKQGVTGPEADELRNVMGCGAEDGLVLVAGRSDSVERVVPVLVSRLKAATEGVPEETRAPTDAGETRYMRPRPGSQRMYPETDIPDIPIPGRLRAQMAKAVPEDWRSTVKALQSRYSLSSDMALKVYDSGLVAEFVRACGKLRLEPSFVASTLVDLPARLTREGVPESSFSLPALMAALEAVDGGKAAKEAVPEILQGAGEKGVSVGELLASTGREVLDEARVTGVVEAVVSRESALIAERGDAAFSPLMGEVMKELRGKADGSLVAKVLRQKVSEAAKKADRSR; from the coding sequence TTGACTGAAGAGCTTCTCGTAGGCCTGGAGATACACCAGCAGCTGGCCATCCCCACGAAGCTCTTCTGCGCCTGCCCTCCGGTGAAGTCCGAGGAGTTCCCGGGGAAGTTCGAGCGGAGGCTCCGTCCGGCACAGAGCGAGACGGGCCGCCTCGACCCCGCCGCCCTCTTCGAGTATTCCAAGGGGAAGTCCGACCTTTACTTCTGGAACCCCGAGTCGTCATGCCTCGTGGAGGCCGACGAGGAGCCCCCGCACCCCCTCAGCGCGGAGGGGCTGGATGCCGCCCTCCTGGTGGCCGCCACCCTGAATTCCAACTTCATAGACGAGGTGCACGTCATGCGGAAGATAGTGATTGACGGCTCGAACACCGGGGGGTTCCAGAGGACGGCGGTGGTGGGTCTGGGAGGCTCGTTCGACGTGGACGGGGAGAGGGTGGGGGTGCAGTCCGTCACCCTCGAGGAAGACGCCGCGAGGAACCTCGGAGAGGACGGCGGCTCCAGGCGCTTCGCCCTGGACAGGCTCGGCGTGGCCCTGGTCGAGATAGCGCTGGAGCCGGTCAGAGGGGACCCTGGGCGCGTCGGCGCCGTCGCGCTCCACCTGGGCCGCATGCTGAGGTCGACAGGGAAGGCGGCGAGAGGACTCGGGACCATCCGTCAGGACATGAACGTCTCCCTGGGAGGAGGGAGGGTCGTGGAGGTGAAGGGGGTCCAGAAGCTCAACCTGATCCCGAAGGTGGTGGGGTACGAGCGGAGGAGGCAGTCGATGCTGAGAGCGGTCGCGGCGGAGCTGAGGGCGAAGGGGGTGCGGAGGGTGCAGTGCAGGTCGATGGACGTGACGGCGGCGATGGCGAGGACGGCGTCTCCGGTCATCAGGGAGCTGGTCGCCCAGGGAGGGGTCGTGCATTGCATCTCAGCCCGAGGGCTCGCGGGGCTCCTGGGGTGGGAGCCGGAGCCGGGGGTGAGGCTCGGGAAAGAGCTCGCCGAAGTGGCCAGGGCGGGTTCGCTGGGAGGTGTCATACACTCCGACGAGTTCGAGAAGCAGGGGGTGACGGGCCCTGAGGCAGACGAGCTCAGGAACGTCATGGGGTGCGGCGCCGAGGACGGCCTCGTGCTCGTCGCCGGCCGTTCCGACAGCGTGGAGAGGGTCGTCCCCGTCCTGGTTTCCAGGCTGAAGGCGGCGACAGAGGGGGTCCCGGAAGAGACGAGGGCGCCGACCGACGCCGGCGAGACGAGGTACATGCGCCCGCGCCCAGGCTCACAGAGGATGTACCCTGAGACGGACATCCCGGACATCCCCATCCCGGGGCGCCTGAGGGCGCAGATGGCGAAGGCGGTCCCGGAAGATTGGAGATCGACGGTGAAGGCGCTCCAGAGCAGATACTCCCTGAGCTCGGACATGGCCCTGAAGGTCTACGACTCGGGCCTCGTGGCCGAGTTCGTGCGGGCGTGCGGAAAGCTCCGGCTCGAGCCATCGTTCGTAGCTTCGACCCTGGTCGACCTCCCGGCGAGACTGACGAGGGAAGGGGTCCCCGAATCGTCGTTCTCGCTTCCTGCGCTCATGGCTGCCCTCGAGGCGGTCGACGGCGGAAAGGCCGCGAAGGAGGCGGTCCCGGAGATCCTGCAGGGCGCCGGGGAAAAAGGGGTGTCAGTGGGTGAGCTGCTGGCGTCAACGGGGCGCGAAGTGCTCGACGAGGCCCGCGTGACGGGGGTGGTCGAGGCGGTCGTGTCACGGGAATCTGCGCTGATAGCGGAACGCGGGGATGCCGCGTTCTCCCCGCTCATGGGGGAGGTGATGAAAGAGCTCCGAGGGAAGGCTGACGGCTCGCTGGTCGCCAAGGTCCTGCGTCAGAAGGTTTCAGAGGCGGCCAAGAAGGCGGACAGGTCCCGATAG